A window of Borrelia sp. A-FGy1 contains these coding sequences:
- a CDS encoding N-acetylmuramoyl-L-alanine amidase: MQLNFGKIILFIKLIFVCVLLEAQEIAYINILDVFDCGIFKFNFDVENDILTVKHEKGYLRFKIGFEYGFSSTGYYIYIDPILLKEGEILITKRALIQIENHFKSLENYSKPRIMSIIIDPGHGGHDRGAVVTHNIDGHDVTLLEKDFALSYSMHLYKILSNYFLDISILLTRIDDVFVPLKDRAEFANSIKPDFPNNVIFLSIHVNNAPNNLARGIEFWYLPENSKREVIKNFKGYDIKDNIYLRELNDILDIKYKYESKKLAELLYETFVDSIDETKVRSIREEQWFVIKNISMPAVLIEIGFLSNISDAMLILDYNYMSKVNILILSSLIKFIEFYEK, translated from the coding sequence GTGCAGTTGAACTTTGGGAAAATAATATTATTTATTAAATTGATTTTTGTTTGTGTTCTTTTAGAGGCCCAAGAAATTGCTTATATTAATATACTTGATGTATTTGATTGTGGGATTTTTAAGTTTAATTTTGATGTTGAAAATGATATTTTGACTGTTAAACATGAGAAGGGATACCTTAGATTTAAAATAGGTTTTGAATATGGTTTTTCGTCTACTGGTTATTATATTTATATTGACCCTATCCTTTTAAAGGAGGGAGAAATTTTAATAACTAAAAGGGCTTTAATACAGATTGAAAATCATTTTAAGTCTTTGGAGAATTATAGCAAACCAAGAATAATGTCCATAATAATTGATCCTGGGCATGGTGGGCATGATAGAGGTGCTGTTGTTACACATAACATAGATGGCCATGATGTTACTCTCTTAGAAAAAGATTTTGCTTTAAGCTATTCTATGCATTTATATAAAATTTTGAGTAATTATTTTTTAGATATAAGTATTTTATTGACTCGTATTGATGATGTTTTTGTACCGTTAAAAGATAGGGCTGAATTTGCGAATTCAATTAAACCGGATTTTCCAAATAATGTAATCTTTTTATCAATACATGTAAATAATGCTCCAAATAATTTAGCTAGGGGAATTGAATTTTGGTATCTTCCTGAGAATTCAAAAAGAGAGGTTATAAAAAATTTTAAAGGATACGATATTAAAGATAATATATACTTAAGAGAACTTAATGATATACTAGACATTAAGTATAAGTATGAATCAAAAAAATTAGCTGAGCTTTTATATGAGACTTTTGTGGATTCTATAGATGAAACCAAGGTGCGTTCAATTAGAGAAGAACAATGGTTTGTTATTAAGAATATTAGTATGCCTGCTGTTTTAATTGAAATTGGATTTTTATCGAATATTTCTGATGCAATGTTAATTTTGGATTACAATTATATGAGTAAGGTGAATATATTAATATTAAGTTCTTTAATTAAGTTTATTGAATTTTATGAAAAATAG
- a CDS encoding flagellar filament outer layer protein FlaA produces MTKLKVVFILLFLILFSPLFGQEATGTDNGQKEEPGILVLDFAELAKDPSSTKLDLTGYVDYVYSGASGIVKPEDMVIDLGINNWSVLLTPSARMQAYVRNSHVAPAVVKNSSKRYSGDTVLGVRVLFPSYSQSSAMILPPFKIPFYSGDDGNQFLGKGLIDNVKTMKEVKVTVYSLGYEVDLEVLFEDMNGMEYAYPLGTLKFKGWADLVWSNPTYIPTINSRIVKDDIPNYPIASSKMRFKAFRVSKSHSSKNQNFIFYVKDVRVLYDKLNVSLDSDIDNESVFKVYEEQGTESLRRLKAQETFKRVLRIRENVSMPDSSFQDFLEKDKYKKVESNTQVK; encoded by the coding sequence ATGACAAAATTAAAAGTTGTTTTTATTTTATTGTTTCTTATTCTATTTAGTCCTCTTTTTGGGCAAGAAGCTACTGGGACAGATAATGGTCAAAAGGAGGAACCTGGTATATTAGTTCTTGATTTTGCAGAACTTGCAAAAGACCCAAGCTCAACCAAGCTGGATCTTACAGGTTATGTTGATTATGTTTATTCTGGAGCTTCAGGTATTGTTAAGCCAGAGGATATGGTTATAGATCTTGGCATAAATAATTGGAGTGTTCTTTTGACTCCTTCAGCTAGAATGCAGGCTTATGTAAGAAATTCTCATGTAGCGCCAGCTGTTGTTAAGAATAGTTCTAAGAGATATTCAGGTGATACAGTATTAGGGGTAAGAGTATTATTTCCTAGCTATTCTCAGTCTTCTGCTATGATTTTACCTCCTTTTAAGATTCCTTTTTATTCTGGAGATGATGGAAATCAATTTTTAGGCAAGGGGCTTATTGATAATGTTAAGACTATGAAGGAAGTTAAAGTAACTGTTTATAGTTTGGGCTATGAGGTAGATCTTGAAGTTTTATTTGAAGATATGAACGGGATGGAATATGCTTATCCTTTAGGGACCTTAAAATTTAAAGGTTGGGCTGATTTGGTTTGGTCAAATCCTACTTATATTCCAACTATAAACTCTAGGATTGTTAAAGATGATATTCCAAATTATCCTATTGCTTCAAGTAAAATGAGATTTAAGGCCTTTAGGGTATCAAAATCACATAGTTCCAAAAATCAGAATTTTATTTTTTATGTTAAAGATGTGAGAGTTCTTTATGATAAATTAAATGTTTCTTTGGATTCTGATATTGATAATGAATCTGTATTTAAAGTTTATGAGGAGCAGGGAACAGAATCTCTTCGTAGGTTAAAGGCACAAGAAACTTTCAAGAGAGTTTTAAGAATTAGGGAAAATGTTTCGATGCCAGATAGTTCTTTTCAAGATTTTTTAGAAAAAGATAAATATAAAAAAGTTGAGTCAAATACTCAGGTAAAATAA
- a CDS encoding flagellar filament outsheath protein encodes MKNSMLKIFIKYKSFCYKYLNLKYERYSFSILYSLLFLSFFYSSCMIFLNYDNIFFRKVFYFYSENELISDLRYLKKRQTLKENLDFLVKDFLLGNSKGFSFLLDTRNVKFLYSFMSNGIYFINISKDFYDSFDDFSYHNYGKLRLNLFIKSLKETINFNYPGYVKDLVIFIEGYVLSNKNDNFQALGIL; translated from the coding sequence ATGAAAAATAGCATGTTGAAAATTTTTATAAAGTATAAGTCTTTTTGTTATAAATATCTTAATCTTAAATATGAGAGATATTCATTTAGTATTCTTTATTCACTTTTATTTTTAAGTTTTTTTTATTCTTCATGTATGATTTTTTTAAATTATGATAATATCTTTTTTAGAAAGGTTTTTTATTTTTATTCTGAGAATGAATTGATTTCTGATTTGAGATATTTAAAGAAAAGACAAACTCTTAAAGAAAACTTGGATTTTTTAGTTAAAGATTTTCTGTTAGGTAATAGTAAGGGGTTTTCTTTTCTATTAGATACAAGAAATGTTAAGTTTTTATACTCTTTTATGAGTAATGGCATATACTTTATAAATATATCAAAGGATTTTTATGATTCTTTTGATGATTTTAGTTACCATAATTATGGTAAGCTTAGATTAAATTTATTTATTAAATCTTTAAAAGAAACAATTAATTTTAACTATCCTGGTTATGTAAAGGATCTTGTTATTTTTATTGAAGGATATGTTTTAAGTAATAAAAACGATAATTTTCAAGCATTGGGTATTTTATAA